AATCCtcatatattatattatattatattatattatattatattgatTAGATTAAATGAGATTAGATTAGATTAGATTAGATTAGATTAGATTAGATTAGATTAGATTAAATTAGATTAGATTAGCTTAGATTAGATTAGATTAGATTAAGCCGcagcataattcacgagatccgaggttttgattgttcgatttatggtgcaccacaattcctatttatgccgtggcataattctgaattctgtccactcgcgccagccataatCGTGTACATAGtgcctgtgtgtgtgtgtgtggtgtaAACGGAAAGATAGTTCCTCGAATCATTCTTCACAAATGCATGTATGTGGCTGTACTGTAGTATTTTACAGAGTTTGCAAATGAGTCATAGTGGTGGTGTTTGTGTCAGTGGAAATGTAGATGATCCCAtccaaaaaattatttctaaGGCACCAAGAATTCCCTTATATATATGAttctcgacgcaagggcccaacgcgccgcgtagcggcaaaaaagcgaagctggcgaaacatttataacgggtcaccgtcacttattattggacttatagcgcatttacggggttgcaactattttgctttatagtgtcaccacgAAAGAAAAgtatgcgacctaacgccgatgtatttgtataaagtgataattggaaggtatatagtaggaaatatcaataaaataatcattccatgtcgtcttttgagggcatttttgattgtaaaaaatatatgtgtacgtcaccgtagtctctgcaatgataattttatcagagcagtctcgcgcaagtagaagttctttacctattagttcttcacttattagtctcaacgtctggcgcaaagccagacgttttccattacgatttcactacgatgtttgacaagaaggagcagtgcgcgagatatgctaatgagcagacttccctcgcttgagtttctgaagaatgttccatatcgcgctaagctcatcactgctgattatgacaggcgtgcaacggtaggtgtctcatatctgctccccaacttccacccttaTACCGcccatacggtacaataagttaccatttgatgggaatgggacaatgccctcactgtgtatggagtcatagggataagaagacattattcattagtgttggtacaagtgattttgcctaaaaagcatgcgcattcaaaaaacaaaatatgcaatgtatcacgtacatgaccatgagatgacgacgtgcagaaagtgcactggccagtgcataccctatggctatgtactagtaaacatggtaaacatgaacaacgtcattattcatcggcagttcattttactcagagctttttctgaaacatatagccatgatgattaggcctaccatgtaccatgaccaataacagcactagatcatgtagatgtcaacaagttcacattaccgtataatcccgcatggcgcatgtggcgcatgcgtctaaaccaaagccccaaaatcacttgttttggtctatttcacttgtgtttacaactgttcaatggatttatagttgaatgcgatcaaactacgtcttttcaatcgtggattgtaaatttaaccccatggcatgggcctagggaaggccctataacaatactttcgacaccgtgctcactgctgattctaaaatgcaccacctagtcaaaacaagacatatgttcttctaggaatagatctctttccaatatttcgtcattccactatcgtcatcacctcatcatactttcattgacattacaggcacacatccacagagcactcttcaaatcatctacacagtggttatccaactaggattataaaggtaatttcttagccccgcacagtgggtttcactcttgataaaggggcactattgctagcagctaggtaggcaggataaagttagacgaagtagccgataggggtctctcacccctcaaagttcgtcacaactattcaagcttgtacaaggaatacatgcagcgctgactctaacaagacccaatgggaatgtcgcacagtcatctgtcaaaaacaagacctatgttgtagtatgatctcttgccaatatttaataattgcactattgtcatcacctcatcatacttcattgacattacaggcacacattgacatcgaCCACtattgcaatcaacgacacagtcgctatccaagtagcattatagaggtaattatcattatcatacctcattagcatgtgaaccaatcgcgtcgcgtcctttgcgatcacggcaaagcctcatggaataatgtctttcaccgttgaataatttttcataatacaacttcaatttcttcatattccatggctagaagttcaatactaatataatatccaagataaagttacaagaagtagtcaataggggtccctcacctctcactgtatgtccacactattcacgcttgtacgaggaatacattcaatgctgaatctaacaacatccagtgcccttactctgtatattagtcactggaagatggccttacttcacctatagtctcattgcaaacgcctcagttctatgatatcacattcactttcagctgtcatgcaacgcaacaactgtgctatctgccatcgcacatcaacgaagaagtgcagccgcccacattccacctcacgtctgtccgaccagctgcaatcctcgaggacgccccactgtaccacgatttcactacgatgtttgacaagaaggagcagtgcgcgagataggctaatgagcagacttccctcgcttgagtttcggaagaatgttccatatcgcgctaagctgaccactgctgaccatgacaggcgtgcattggactggtacaggttggaactgaacattgaatatgctggtggtgacgctttctgatgagaagttggtcgtgactgatgcagtatccttggacttgtccacagcatcgttcaatcattgctctctgagctgccttgattctgtacttacccaaatactaagaccaaatgcctgttgactgtgctttaagagagactggcgccatgcctagagatatgactgacccctattggcaaatttgtatgactttatcttgcctacctagctgctgcctatagtctccctttaactgcggaacacttcaaagtcgataaaatgccatgttccaccttttaatgtgttcagaccgccattttcaaaataatcaagtcaggacactgccttctagtctcataataaattttgctttcctcaataataaaatttcttcttcttcaatgctttcatcattccaaacttctcctcctctgacttttacaggggtacagtcatggcaatcaaaacccaaatactgagaccaaatgcctgttgactgtgctttaagagagactggcgccatgcctagtctctcttaaagcacagtcaacagacaccaaccccctcagactcagaaaccacaaacgcccaacccttcctgctaccttaatacttctgggttacTATAAATACTACCTTGAAACACCTCCTTGAAACACTCTTATCTAGCCTCACCCATGGAGTAACGCACGATCAACTATCGTGCATATCTATTATATATAGCCTTCGCACGGCCGGTCTACAATCAAAGAcactaaattctttcatttgtcCGCGATTACGCTCATGCATAATCAGATAATCGTGCTGATTACTTTTGCAGTCGTTCAGGTAACAGCCTCTCTCTCAAGTTTGAACAGAACAGCTGAAAATATATCTCGCCCATCAATTTCAAGCACTGGGACTGTGCCTTGGCCTATTTTGACGGGCATCGGTCCCGATCATCTTAGCAcacattgggtgaggtcaaatgtTTGAGTAAACGGGTATAGTAAAAGTTAGAGTTAACTATTAGTTTACATGAGCCTACTCTTAGTTAACACTTTAATAGTAAACTCATGGTTGACTCTGGGTAAACTCTGGGGAATCCCCACCGATTCCTGGAAACCCATAAACCTGGTATTTTTTGCcaaataaggtaaaatggggtaattgtagcccccttTTCACTTATAATGtaggttacgcaagagatttccccCAAAACCGGCCTGgctcttgtagtggcacctcttccataATATAGCCTGTAATTCAGAGCATTttatctaaaacaatgcttctgagagtatcaaccccaattatagctggcatcacttaatggtaatgcatTGTACAagtaccatgagaaatgctgctatctagtcaatggtaTGGCTTTAAcaagagacaccagtaactttgaaaatattttatttcgaaataatgtcaGATAAACTAGcatgaaacctcaaatgtatcattgttggtacataaagggCAACCATTGTATCTTTTGTATCTAAAtcagatagatttatgatcaaaaaatataattcaggaataagaataaagaaacctagcttcttcatgatttatgacaggatatattgagctatctataggggctacaaataccccgaaccaacgggctacaaatacctcGAGGGTACATTTGTCAGAAAAGTatctctgaaaaatttactttaaataatgacatcaatgccgcatacaacattctctacactcaatactgataatctgaaccaagtttcaaatataacaatgctctgtaagtgtggaaaattcatacctgcaagaagttcgatcccaactttttttgtgcacgTGTCTGATTTTTTACTTCTTATAgtcaaagctcttacataacatgttgcataatccaatactttttatgttgtgatactcaagagtcacctctttcatatccatgcttgggttggctgaataagtCCATGGTTGCCGGAAtataaatcaaaaacatagtcaggggctagaattagaccggggctacaattaccccattttaccttacatggCTTCATTATTGTAGAAAATTGCTGTAGATTTATTTAGCGATACCTTGGGCATAGGCTGCCTGGCTATGGTACCCACCTCCAGCTAAATATAGAAGAAACGTTTCAATGCGTCTTCGGGAAGTGAGGTAAAGAGCCCTCCCTTTGTCCCTGAAGTGATGGTATTCATCCATTATATATCTCCTCTAGTTGTTGCTCAGTCAGTCCGAGTCGCACACTAACTGGTTCCAATGAATATGCAGGCCTCCTCTCAAAATTTTCCTGCCTGCTGTTTGAAACACGGGCACAAACAACATGGCTGAATTTGATCTGTATTACTTTTACTAAAACATTTGTCCACCAATCCAGTAAACTAACAGTTGACAGCCTAGAGGTAAAAGTAAACCCAGTACATTTTCCTGTACTAGGATCACCAGGAAATTCAAAACGCTCAGGTTAATTAAGGGTAAACTATACTTTTACTTTACCAAAGTGTGGAAGTTGAGTTTACTTGTAGTTACCTTCTGGTTAACTTTAGTTTTTGAGAGGTGAACAAATCCTGTAGTAATAGTAAAAGTTAACTATACCATAACCATTACTATTACCATAACTCAGacacttgacctcacccattgtgaCTTCAAAACCACTAAAATGTAATATTGTTAAAGTCAGGTTCGTCTTCTGTATCTGGTGGTAAGCTGCTGACGGCAGGCACAAAGTATTTATAAGTTGGAGGTTTGACTGCCGGTCTCCCCTCAACCACTACCTCATCATCCCGCTGGAATATTTTAACATTGCCGTCTTCTTGTGCCACAAGAAGGCGCCCTTGCACATCGAAAACAATACCAATGGGCTTATCAATTTCATCGTCTTTATCCAAGTGGACCTTCACAAATTTTCCTTTTTCTGTGAAGGCGACAACGCGATTGTAAGTGTAGTCTGCGATGTATGCACAGTTGTCTGATGTATTATAGGAGATACCCGCAGGTTCCCGACTTGGCATATAGACGGTCCGCATCAATAATCCGTTGTAAAGAAAGAGCACCACCGCCCGTTTGTTCTCCTCCAGGTCGTCGATTTTCTCGAAACCGGATATGACGATGCTCACCATCACGTGGCCTTCTCTTTCATTCTTTGTTGTGAAGTAAAACCATGGAGTCACGGACAAGTTCGCAAGAAACTGCGGCAATACGACTCCGCACTGTAAAGCGTCCGACATAATCGACGTCGACAAATAAGCGTTCATTTTATGCGTCTGATACATGACTTTTGCCGACAAGCGCTCGTGCGCGTTGTTGTGAGTTGCGTCGCCGATTATGTTCGGTGACATCTTGACACTTTTGACGTTACCACGCTTTGGCTCGTATTCGAACACGGCATTATTGTCAACAAGTCCCAGTAATTTGTTCGTATTCGTCGTGTACACGACACCCGGGTTTTCAATTTCCCTACCACACCCACCTGGAGATCGCCAGTCCAAGTGGTATTCGTAGTGCGGCAACTGCACTGGTGAGCGCTGTATCTCGGTTGCAGTAAAGCATTTGAGAGCTTTATTTCTATTATCCGAAATGATGACATTACTGCTCGTCTCAAGGACAGTAAGTCCTCCAATGTAGGGCTGTTTGTTGTCCTTTTCGACCCTTGTGTTCAGTTTTTTTATGCAAACCttctttgtctttatttgcacaCCACCTGTTTGGACCGATACCGGGTAAGCTTCGATATCGTCACAGCAGTTCTGATGGTACATACACTTCGTTTTAGTCACGAACTCGATTGTTGTATTAAAATCGTCTCTATAACACATTTCCCTGACGTCCGAGTTAAACTGTAAAAAGGCCAACAAGATAACCGAATACTCAGATTGAGACCTTGAGTCTATGAGCCTCATCATGGTAATGGTCTGTTTCAACAATCTTTTACCATTGGAATCATACGTCAATTTGCGCTCAGTTAGCAAGCAACGTGTTTCAATATCTGCAATGTGATTGTCGATCAATTCCAGTTGGTCGTCTGGGGGTTTATCTTCTTCGAATGTCAATTGTTTATTCACCCAATGCCTTTTGTAAATTTCGTCCTGAACTTTTGACTTAAGCATCTTTATTTCTTTGACAGTCTGGTCCTTTTTGTTACTGACTGCCACAAGGTCATCCTCCGCCCATTGCACACTATTATTCAACTGAATAGCAATACCATCTATTATCTCTTTCacttcatcaataacatcacatgCGCGGATACGCTTCTTACACCGTTTACACGAGCACGAATGGAGACAGGCCTCACAATTAAGTTTTTTACACTCATTACAAAGATACAGAAGAACCTTTTCAGGATGCTGCAAACATTTGACTTTCATAGCCTGGTTGTTGCGGACAAGCGCAACCTCTCCCCAGTCCTTGCCTTTTATGAACTCCTCTTTCTTTATTATTCTATGCTCACGACTTAAACTCCCTGCTGGTAGATGAGTTTTTTCACACTCCTCACACAAATTCTTCGTACAATCCGAACAGCGCAGCTCCGCACCTACAGGTAGATCGCTTTTTGAGCATTCGTCACAATACCATGGACCTAAAGCATCGAATATCTCCATTACAATCCGAAACTGTCTGAGTATAGGCACATCCTTGAGCCGTTCCCGTGGCAGCAAGATTTTCTGTTGACAAACTGGGCAATCTGCACGGTCTAGAACCTTGTTGGTAGCTTGTTCTGTCCTGGTCTTGTCTGGAAAAAAGTCTTCGGTCTCGGAGGAGCAGTTCTTACAGATCCTATGCCCACATGGAAAATCACTACCTGCACTTCTAAATAGCACCACATTGCACCCAGGGCGATCACATTGTCGGCTTGTACCAAATGCCGGCATCTTGATTcagctgaaatgaaatgaagttcGAAATAAGACTATGAGTTcatcactttcctcaagcagcaacAATTAGCAAATCGCAATGCCTTTTGGGGAAGAGCATTTGCAATATGAGATTAGGATCATGACAGTAAATCTGAGCCATTTTCTGTCAGCTCAGGCCTACCACAGGGTTCACCAATAAGCTTTTTTACTTTTTAACATCTACACTGCTAACATTATCCCTTGTCTTATTGTCTTAGTACGGTCACAAGTCCAACAACAATCTATGCTTCCGAGCCGCAGGATAAAATGTTTTCTTCAAGGAACCCCAGCCACCAACAACGCACTCAGGAAATGGAAAACCACCAACATGCAGATACAGGGAGACAAAGATTGTCTCGGTGTTAGCAAGCTTTAGACGCCGGGAACTGACAGAAAAGCCCTCAAGGGAATCTCCACACCCAAGAGCGGAGTTGGCCAGTATTGTGAAATTGAACCGACTACACACAGCTAGTTGTGCATCCAACTGCAACCTGTGAACAGGCGATGAAAATTGTTGCAGGCAACGCACACAGGAATGCTCATGACGCTCTTCATCACTGGTTGTGGCATATCATACTGGTCACGAGTGACATTGCGCCACGAACATTGATCGTGGATCACTTGTTTGGTAGAAGCCGTGGTGGAACGACAAAGGGAGATGGTTCGGAACATTAAAGGTGTCGTGGACAGGTGTATATAATATTCTGGGCACTTGGAACGTTTTTGCCGTAAGGCTTTTATAGCCCGCCCCCACCCAGCCCCTTTCATTTTACTCCTTCTGTTAAGTTGGTCATCTCTCGTTTCTCGTTGACGaatgccaccccccccccccaaatactCTATCGTCAACGTGAAATGGGCGATGCACAGTGTCACTCGGGAACTCCAAGGGACGAGCAAGAGGACGAGGAAGAAGCAGTAGAGTCATGGGTGGGTTATGCATGCGAAGCCCGAAGGTTTACAGGTACAGACACTCCATTGAAACCCTCATTATTTGCTCTCGTCATTAGAGGGACGTGACCGGCGTCCTCAACAATTCGACTGGAGTACATCTATGAGAGGGCACCAAGTATCATGATTGTTGCGAATAGACCGATCAAAGATAAATCACTGCCTTGCGTGGGACACTCTGGAGTGAAGGCAAAACCATATTCGAATGTCAGCCTTGGCAGACGTGGAAGGTCGTCCTTATATCGGCTGCCATCCCCTACTGAGTTTGGTTAGCAGGCTGCAGCATAAGACGATTCTGAGCACCTGGACCCCTATCAACCTGCATACCGAGGCCTGAGTGGATAGAGCCTACAtcccgagacaagaccactaatgaatattcataggttaaAGGGTCGAGGCccatcaattagacgagtgcatgtttttaactctcaagtacatatttggagaggtattgaaaaaatatttgttgtggcaagtcgacagatataaagaaattatttaatgaaaaaattaattgctAAAATTTGGTAATAGGcccgtgttttgagatttttctgccagttggctgaaaagagtggaaatatcaatgtctgtctaatttgtcgattatcaaaaaatttccgttgtcaacattactaccagtttatttttcaccatttacttgcccgactgtccggaatatcatatcaaaagttcacattcacaaccccacgcagtatttgatgcgtcgctgtcaaacattgacaatttaactgctaaaaggcttaaaaaatcaattgtggtcttgtctctcccaTGATCTCAATGAGCAGGCGGACATGTTGGTTGGTGGAGTAGAACTATCCGGCAACCTTGTATAAAGACTCCTGCAGACGTGGTGAGGAGGACCATTGTGGAGGATAAAAAGTCGGGCCTTGCAGGCAGAGCACCAACCATCTTGAACGAAGCAGAGACTTCTAGATTGAAACATTGAATGTGGCGAAGGAGGCAGAAACCACCTCCAGGGCCAACAGATGAAAACGAAGACGAAACTTACTTATAAACCAATTCAGTTCACGCTAAGTATGATAAGTGATCTTATACTTGAAGTGCTGGAGGGAGAGGACCAAGGCATCTGCTAGAGTTgttgttctcctggagttgcaaGGCAAGGCAAGCAAATAGTTCTTACAAGAAAACTAATTGGCAAATGAGTGTTTTAACCGGAGTATTCTATAAATATCCCAGCAGCAAGGAAGCATTCTTACTCAAGCACGTTTTTACTCAAGCATCGTATAATTATTATAGCAGTTGCAAATGACAAAGAAGCCTTCTCACCTAGCTGAGAACCCTTAAAATGTGAACAACAATTGACAAAGGAACGTTCTCGCCGCAAGAACCTACAAATGTTTTGGCAGCACCAAATGGCAAAGCATCTTTTTTTACTGGAGCACCCTATATATCCGAGGAGCACCAACTGTTAAAGGAGCTTTCTTGTTTTGAACAAGGTCCCAGCTGCAGCTATTGGCATTGAACTTGTGGACGAAGTGCACACTGTGTACAAGCACCTTACTAaaacaggaagtacattccaatcgcccaattctttgttgaaaagggtggacaagtgcacatatCAATGCCCATGGGGCATAGCCCATTGGAAAATAGCAGATTCGCATAGATTCCATTCTGTAACAAAAGTTGTGATCTATGGACCCTACTTCCTGTAAACGAGCATGCAAAATAGCATGCTGGTTTGTACACTGTGTGGTGCAGGACGCCTTTTCCGCCACACTACCCATGTTTACCCGGAATCATGCACACATTAATGATACTCAGTGCATGTTAAAGACAATTGACACACATAATAAAGTTGACCTATTTTATGATAGATTTTTGTGCTTGGAATTTGAAAGCCTGCCAAATTACATCACTAACATTGCACGAACAACACATAAAATTGTCTCGCACTCGAAGTGTATTATCCCCGCACTCCATGAAATGAACTGTTTGGAATTAACATAACATCTATTCTGTTTTCAGCCTCAGTATCACTTTTCACGTAACTCCCTTTtgtctacactccggacgcagtggacccaTCCTGAATTACAGGTCAACACTCAGACCGTGAATATGACTGACTCTGGAGTTTTAAGCATACTATGACgagatttccaggcagattcactaaaacaGGCCTGCGTCTTGTAGCGGCACttcttccaattttacagcctgcaGTTTAGGAcacttaatctaaaacaatgcctctgagagacaatacaagactcgTGGTCAGGGGTTACAAATACCCCGTGGCCTCGGGGTATTGGTAGCACCTGACTAAAATTTGAAATAGCATGTTTTTTATgtatgagaacatttttttttcataggtttatggtctttaatGGTAATAACATTTTCCATATCATTCCAATCCAGGTTGACGACGAAATTTTGCTGGTATTAAATGGTACTTATTGAACACATTGAGGgatgttcgatgcaatcacttaccGACAATTTGAACAATATCGTCGCatatcagactgattttaaactggtgtaaaagcacaaagttctatttatcacctctgttgtacatcACACattttgtgatattctgaattaactgacggtcttgtcgtgctccattaaaaactgtagtttcagTTATGGGTCATGTGTCAACCCCAACTATAGCTGGCAtcacttaatggtaatgcagTGTACCataagaaatgctgctatctagtcaatggtgtgaCTTTAACTAGAGAAACCAGTGACTTTAAAAATAAGTATGAaatctcaaatgtatcattgctgGTACATAAAGGGTTAACATGGTATCTAAATcgatagatttatgatcaaataatatactCCAGGTAAAAGAATAAAGAGGGCTACAAAtatcccgagggtacattggtcagaaaagtgtctctgaaaaatttaattttgacaATTACATCCagtgccgcatacaacattctctatactcaatactgatcacctgaaccaagtttcaaatatatcagtGCTCTGTGAGTGTGGAAAATACATACCTGCAAAAAGTTCGataccaactttttttgtgcatctgtctgatttgtttacttcttatagccaaagctcttacataacatggtGCACAATCCAAAACTATTGATACTCAAGAGTcgcctctttcatatccatgcttgcgctggctgaataattccatgcttaccagaatatgaatcaaaaacattgccaggggctacaattagaccggggctacaaataccccattttacctgaGATGTATACAAGGCTTTGGTACTTCCACCAAAAGTGTCGAAAATTCATCATGCCGACATGAAGGCCTATTCTGGACCTTTTTCGTCATAGCCAGTACTTGCAGCGCCTAGTAAATGCATACCATGTACATCTTAAATGGGTCGGCCTCAACCTACCGGTCTTTTTCAGAAACAATCGCGCTTCATGAATCCTCACAACATATTATGACACCCTCCATTGTCCAAGTTGCAACATCAGTCACGACACTTGCCTGCGCATGTGATCTGTCCCTCAGT
The sequence above is a segment of the Lineus longissimus chromosome 12, tnLinLong1.2, whole genome shotgun sequence genome. Coding sequences within it:
- the LOC135497154 gene encoding uncharacterized protein LOC135497154; the protein is MPAFGTSRQCDRPGCNVVLFRSAGSDFPCGHRICKNCSSETEDFFPDKTRTEQATNKVLDRADCPVCQQKILLPRERLKDVPILRQFRIVMEIFDALGPWYCDECSKSDLPVGAELRCSDCTKNLCEECEKTHLPAGSLSREHRIIKKEEFIKGKDWGEVALVRNNQAMKVKCLQHPEKVLLYLCNECKKLNCEACLHSCSCKRCKKRIRACDVIDEVKEIIDGIAIQLNNSVQWAEDDLVAVSNKKDQTVKEIKMLKSKVQDEIYKRHWVNKQLTFEEDKPPDDQLELIDNHIADIETRCLLTERKLTYDSNGKRLLKQTITMMRLIDSRSQSEYSVILLAFLQFNSDVREMCYRDDFNTTIEFVTKTKCMYHQNCCDDIEAYPVSVQTGGVQIKTKKVCIKKLNTRVEKDNKQPYIGGLTVLETSSNVIISDNRNKALKCFTATEIQRSPVQLPHYEYHLDWRSPGGCGREIENPGVVYTTNTNKLLGLVDNNAVFEYEPKRGNVKSVKMSPNIIGDATHNNAHERLSAKVMYQTHKMNAYLSTSIMSDALQCGVVLPQFLANLSVTPWFYFTTKNEREGHVMVSIVISGFEKIDDLEENKRAVVLFLYNGLLMRTVYMPSREPAGISYNTSDNCAYIADYTYNRVVAFTEKGKFVKVHLDKDDEIDKPIGIVFDVQGRLLVAQEDGNVKIFQRDDEVVVEGRPAVKPPTYKYFVPAVSSLPPDTEDEPDFNNITF